A portion of the Oxynema aestuarii AP17 genome contains these proteins:
- the aspS gene encoding aspartate--tRNA ligase, protein MRTYYCGHLRPEHIGETVTLCGWVDRRRDHGGVIFLDLRDRSGIVQVVSDPERTPDSYADCEKMRNEYVVKITGRISRRPEDSLNPKLPTGEVEIYADRVELLNGIYKKLPFPVANADTEAVREELRLKYRYLDLRRERMSRNLRIRHETIKAMRRFLEDEWDFIEVETPMLTRSTPEGARDYLVPSRVNPGEWFALPQSPQLFKQLLMVAGCDRYYQIARCFRDEDLRADRQPEFTQLDIEMSFVEIEQMLDVNEALMCHIFKAVRGIDLPRPFPRLTYAEAMDRYGTDRPDTRYGLELVDVSDLVKDSGFKVFSGAVAQGGIVKVLPIPGGNDAISNVRIKPGGDLFKEASEAGAKGLAYIRVREGGKIDTIGAIADNLSPEQKQELLARTDAQPGHLLLFGAGDTATVNKTLDRLRQVVARQLGLIDESKINLLWVTDFPMFEWNADEKRLEALHHPFTAPNPEDLDDLKNARALAYDMVYNGLEIGGGSLRIYQREIQEKVFEAIGLSEEEARSKFGFLLDAFDYGTPPHGGIAYGLDRLVMLLASEESIRDVMAFPKTQQARCLLTGAPAKVDQPQLKELHVASTYKPKKD, encoded by the coding sequence ATGCGAACTTACTACTGCGGCCACCTCCGACCCGAGCATATTGGAGAAACTGTCACCCTTTGTGGATGGGTAGACCGTCGTCGCGATCATGGTGGCGTGATTTTCTTGGATTTGCGCGATCGCTCCGGCATCGTCCAAGTCGTCAGCGACCCCGAACGCACCCCGGATTCTTACGCCGATTGCGAAAAAATGCGTAACGAATACGTCGTCAAAATTACCGGACGGATCTCCCGGCGTCCCGAGGATTCGCTCAACCCCAAACTGCCCACGGGGGAAGTGGAAATTTACGCCGATCGCGTCGAACTACTCAATGGTATCTACAAAAAACTGCCGTTTCCGGTGGCTAACGCCGATACCGAAGCCGTTCGCGAAGAATTACGCCTCAAATACCGTTATTTAGACCTACGCCGGGAACGGATGAGCCGCAACCTGCGGATTCGCCACGAAACGATTAAAGCGATGCGTCGCTTCCTCGAAGACGAATGGGACTTTATCGAAGTCGAAACCCCGATGCTGACCCGTTCGACCCCCGAAGGCGCCCGCGATTATCTAGTTCCCTCCCGGGTCAACCCCGGCGAGTGGTTCGCCCTACCCCAGTCGCCGCAACTGTTCAAACAACTGCTGATGGTCGCCGGGTGCGATCGCTACTACCAGATCGCGCGTTGCTTCCGCGACGAAGACCTGCGGGCCGACCGCCAGCCCGAATTTACCCAACTCGATATCGAAATGAGTTTCGTCGAAATCGAGCAAATGCTCGACGTTAACGAAGCCCTGATGTGTCATATCTTCAAAGCCGTTCGCGGGATCGACTTACCCCGTCCGTTCCCCCGCCTCACCTACGCCGAGGCGATGGACCGCTACGGAACCGATCGCCCGGACACCCGCTATGGCTTGGAATTGGTCGATGTCTCCGACTTGGTGAAAGACTCCGGTTTTAAAGTCTTCTCCGGCGCCGTCGCCCAAGGTGGGATCGTCAAAGTCCTACCGATCCCCGGCGGAAACGACGCGATCTCCAACGTCCGCATCAAACCCGGCGGCGACTTATTCAAAGAAGCGAGCGAAGCCGGAGCGAAGGGACTCGCCTACATTCGCGTGCGCGAAGGCGGTAAAATCGACACGATCGGGGCGATCGCCGACAACCTCAGCCCCGAACAAAAACAAGAACTGCTCGCGCGCACCGACGCCCAACCGGGACACCTGTTACTCTTCGGCGCCGGAGACACCGCCACCGTCAATAAAACCCTCGATCGCCTCCGCCAAGTCGTCGCCCGTCAACTCGGCCTGATCGACGAGAGTAAAATTAACTTACTCTGGGTCACCGACTTCCCGATGTTCGAGTGGAACGCCGACGAAAAACGGCTCGAAGCCCTGCACCACCCCTTCACCGCCCCCAACCCGGAAGACCTCGACGACCTCAAAAACGCCCGGGCTTTGGCCTATGACATGGTGTATAACGGCTTGGAAATCGGCGGCGGCAGCTTGCGGATTTACCAACGCGAAATCCAGGAAAAAGTGTTCGAGGCGATCGGTTTGAGCGAAGAAGAAGCCCGCAGTAAATTCGGCTTCTTACTCGATGCCTTTGACTACGGAACCCCCCCTCACGGCGGTATCGCCTACGGTTTAGACCGTCTCGTGATGCTCCTCGCCTCAGAAGAATCGATCCGCGACGTCATGGCATTTCCAAAAACCCAACAAGCCCGTTGCTTACTCACGGGCGCCCCGGCGAAGGTGGACCAACCCCAACTTAAAGAACTCCACGTCGCCTCTACCTACAAGCCGAAAAAAGACTAA
- the purU gene encoding formyltetrahydrofolate deformylase, which produces MTSPTATLLLSCPDRRGLVAEIANFIYSHGGNIVHADHHTDFTRKIFLTRLEWQLEGFDLSREQIAPACEQLAGSLQANWQLHFSDTVRRLSIWVSRQDHCLLDLLWRQKAKEFTAEIPLIISNHEDLKEIAIQFGADFHYLPITPDNKAEQEEKQLQLLRDYQIDIVVLAKYMQILRHNFITRFPNIINIHHSFLPAFVGAKPYHQAYKRGVKIIGATAHYVTDELDAGPIIEQDVVRVSHRDEIADLIRKGKDLERIVLARAVRSHLQNRVLVYGDRTVVFG; this is translated from the coding sequence ATGACCTCACCCACCGCAACCTTATTACTTTCTTGCCCCGATCGCCGGGGATTGGTCGCCGAAATTGCTAATTTTATTTATTCTCACGGTGGCAATATCGTTCACGCCGATCACCACACCGATTTTACCCGGAAAATCTTCCTCACTCGCCTCGAATGGCAATTAGAAGGCTTCGATTTATCCCGAGAACAAATCGCCCCCGCTTGCGAACAACTCGCCGGATCTTTACAAGCGAATTGGCAACTGCATTTTTCCGATACCGTGCGCCGCTTGTCGATTTGGGTCAGCCGACAAGATCACTGTTTGCTCGATTTACTCTGGCGACAAAAAGCCAAAGAATTTACAGCAGAAATTCCCTTAATTATTAGCAATCACGAAGACTTAAAAGAGATTGCGATTCAATTTGGTGCCGATTTTCACTACTTACCGATTACGCCGGACAATAAAGCCGAACAAGAGGAAAAACAGTTGCAATTATTGCGAGACTACCAGATCGACATCGTTGTTTTAGCAAAATACATGCAAATTTTGCGCCATAACTTTATCACGCGCTTCCCGAATATTATCAATATTCACCACTCCTTTTTACCTGCATTTGTCGGTGCAAAACCCTACCATCAAGCCTACAAACGCGGGGTGAAAATCATTGGGGCGACGGCCCATTACGTCACCGACGAGTTAGACGCCGGACCGATTATCGAACAAGATGTGGTGAGAGTTTCTCACCGAGATGAAATCGCGGATTTGATTCGGAAAGGGAAAGATTTAGAACGGATCGTGTTAGCGAGGGCCGTGCGATCGCACCTGCAAAATCGGGTCTTAGTTTACGGCGATCGCACCGTCGTTTTCGGTTAA
- a CDS encoding ribosomal maturation YjgA family protein — translation MTSLFSPGHRYFKYRLFLALSILAIVPLGLGLKFYPGPGREWVNNSFGGVPYNIFWMLLLAFLVPKLSPKWNAWIVFFVICAVEFLQLWHPPFLEAIRATLMGRLVLGTFFTWSDFPYYAIGCLVGWWWLHFLQHQALRSHLNRAIASEESEGNH, via the coding sequence ATGACTTCTCTGTTTTCTCCCGGTCATCGCTATTTTAAATATCGCCTATTTCTCGCCCTTTCCATCCTGGCGATCGTTCCGTTAGGACTGGGGTTAAAGTTTTATCCCGGTCCGGGACGCGAATGGGTTAACAATAGCTTCGGTGGCGTTCCTTATAACATCTTTTGGATGTTATTACTGGCCTTTTTGGTGCCGAAGTTGTCGCCTAAATGGAATGCTTGGATCGTGTTTTTTGTGATTTGTGCCGTAGAATTTCTACAGTTATGGCATCCGCCCTTTTTAGAGGCCATACGGGCGACGTTAATGGGTCGGTTGGTATTGGGAACGTTTTTTACGTGGTCGGACTTTCCTTATTACGCGATCGGCTGTTTGGTGGGCTGGTGGTGGTTGCATTTTTTACAACATCAAGCCTTACGCAGTCACTTAAATCGGGCGATCGCGTCGGAAGAGTCCGAAGGAAATCATTAA
- a CDS encoding PAS domain S-box protein, with protein sequence MSVYRKKTVIDRRTIPSETCPENCAALCDFLLARADRASEGWWSVKASSRELLYLNEAARQLYDRPSEAFESAPHLWLEAIAPRDRARVETAIADLLDRPPTDATPRRLSLEYAIQRPNGSECSVRHELWVTPDTGETPQRLDGVVYALPRPQSEPNPSSLPLDLGRTLNRARDLYFIADSRGELQWVNRAWERLFEGVCARGERDWLARIHADDRALAAAELERLHRGEPHSQFETRIDTGDGRERWVEWSITADGGGALFGVGQSIDERKQKQRRQRDRQIQLLKQQMALVELAKHRSLYGADLQFAAAQITETAARVLGVARASIWLYDRDGEAIVCEDLYELDGDRHSRGSMLSARDYPAYFQSLGANRAILARHARTDPRTRELSDDYLVPLGITAMLDVPIRCGDRPHGVLCLEHLGTTERNWSISEENFAQYLAYALALTLETNDRARVETALNRSQTRFEKVADSIPGAIYQLRRSPDGELSFLYISSGCRELWEVEPEAIVADPEVWFGQIHPEDRDRVEQAIAASATHLELWQSEWRTIAPSGEFKWLKTASKPDLEADGSAIWSGVAIDITELKATETALSDSEARYRAFVETIPDMLFRQSADGTFLDFKAPNLENLAVPPSAFLGKKTREVLPPAIAETVEGYIALALETGRIYSFEYQLPNPDGTLADFEARIAPIDETEILGIVRDIGDRKRAERQVAEALKATERTKRLLRQVIDTTPDWIFAKDRDFRYLLVNQSYATALGKTPEEMLGHDDLELGFPPEQVFGDRDRGIRGFREDDRAVLAGERIYNSYDPATDGNGKLRLFETQKLPLVDEDGRIVAIIGFAHDYTDRQQAEAAFRHSQKQLQEAQRIAQIGSWELNVATGAIVASEQLYRILGRSPDEAIASVDDWLQAIDPDDRDAYRNALDTAISRPSVCDLDLRVMRADGTWRYANARIESSADPDGTVMQVFGTVLDITDRKHAEALNERLLGILEATPDFIGTTTLSGQVTYINRGGRQMIGLSHDRDLGDLSVGDVHPQEIGQLMVEVVIPTAIERGIWHGETQLLHADGHLIPVSQVAIAHYNDNGEVEYLSTICRDISEVKAVEMTLREQEQFLRSIYEGVDIGISIVDIERDESPTGYRFRYVGHNPTWQRLAPIAPEGIVAEATPGFLPANAAEILGDRYRECVDSGEAIRFEQAFNFDRVATWWEIAITPLRDEEDRIWRAIVTTTNITERKQSEWALQDSEAQYRELAYREELLNRLATQIRNSLDLQTIVATAVSEIRNLLKSDRCMFWRYYRDGERPFWELVNEAKTPQLASSNAYYSHEQLGSFGEMLLQFKPIQIDDIDREPDPTLRALMMANQHQSSLLLPMQTELDEIFAVICTQDLSKRTWEKDEVELLQAVCNSLAIAIDQASLYTQSRESARLATAKSLELERTLTELRQTQANLIQVEKMSSLGQLVAGVAHEINNPVNFIYGNLIHTEEYMADLCSVLALYRQHYPDPSPAIEAEIEAVELDYLIEDLPKTIASMKSGAERIRKIVQSLRTFSRLDEADMKRVRIQDNLDSTLMLLKHRLQGNSHRPEIEVVKEYGDLPEIECYPGQLNQVFMNILNNALEAIEERDRSSNSGQNHPELGQILIATRSLANSIEIRIADNGIGMSETTIAKIFDPFYTTKPVGLGTGLGLAIAYKIVVDKHGGTLHCTSQIGRGTEFVLEIPLTQTR encoded by the coding sequence ATGTCTGTTTACCGAAAAAAAACTGTTATCGATCGCCGGACAATTCCATCGGAAACTTGCCCGGAAAACTGTGCGGCTCTTTGCGATTTCCTGTTAGCGAGAGCCGATCGCGCGTCCGAGGGGTGGTGGTCGGTCAAAGCCAGCAGCCGAGAACTGCTATATCTCAACGAAGCCGCGCGCCAACTCTACGATCGCCCGAGTGAAGCCTTTGAAAGCGCTCCCCACCTGTGGTTGGAGGCGATCGCCCCTCGCGATCGCGCCCGAGTGGAAACGGCGATCGCCGATCTGCTCGATCGTCCGCCAACCGACGCCACTCCCCGACGCCTCAGCCTCGAATACGCCATTCAACGACCGAACGGATCCGAATGTTCGGTCCGTCACGAACTGTGGGTGACCCCAGACACCGGGGAAACGCCCCAACGACTCGACGGCGTCGTGTACGCGCTCCCCCGACCCCAGAGCGAACCGAACCCCTCGTCATTGCCCCTCGATCTCGGGCGCACTCTCAACCGGGCGCGGGACTTATACTTTATTGCCGACTCGCGGGGGGAATTGCAGTGGGTCAATCGCGCCTGGGAACGCTTATTTGAGGGCGTTTGCGCCCGTGGGGAGCGGGATTGGCTCGCTCGGATCCATGCCGACGATCGCGCCTTGGCTGCAGCCGAACTCGAACGCTTGCACCGGGGAGAACCCCACAGCCAATTTGAAACCCGGATCGACACCGGGGATGGTAGGGAACGGTGGGTGGAATGGAGCATTACGGCGGACGGTGGCGGCGCCCTCTTCGGCGTCGGACAGTCGATTGACGAGCGCAAACAGAAACAACGACGACAGCGCGATCGCCAAATCCAACTGTTAAAACAACAAATGGCCCTGGTCGAACTGGCGAAACACCGGAGCTTGTACGGCGCCGACCTCCAGTTTGCCGCCGCCCAAATTACCGAAACCGCCGCCCGGGTTCTCGGGGTCGCGCGGGCCAGTATCTGGCTTTACGATCGCGATGGAGAGGCGATCGTCTGCGAGGATCTCTACGAACTCGACGGCGACCGACATTCCCGGGGATCGATGTTGTCGGCGCGGGACTATCCGGCATATTTCCAATCCCTCGGAGCTAATCGAGCGATCCTCGCCCGCCACGCGCGCACGGATCCGCGTACCCGGGAATTGAGCGACGATTATCTCGTTCCCCTGGGGATTACGGCGATGCTGGACGTGCCGATCCGATGCGGCGATCGCCCGCACGGGGTTTTGTGCTTGGAACATCTCGGGACGACAGAACGCAATTGGAGCATTAGCGAGGAAAACTTCGCCCAATATTTAGCCTACGCCCTCGCCCTGACCCTGGAAACCAACGATCGCGCCCGGGTCGAAACTGCCCTCAATCGCAGCCAAACGCGGTTTGAGAAAGTCGCCGACAGCATCCCGGGGGCGATTTACCAATTGCGGCGATCGCCCGACGGCGAGCTGTCGTTCCTCTACATCTCCTCCGGATGTCGGGAACTGTGGGAAGTCGAACCCGAGGCGATCGTCGCCGATCCCGAGGTCTGGTTCGGCCAAATTCATCCCGAGGATCGCGATCGCGTCGAACAAGCGATCGCCGCCTCTGCGACCCATTTAGAGCTGTGGCAGTCCGAATGGCGCACGATCGCCCCGTCCGGAGAGTTCAAATGGCTCAAAACCGCATCGAAGCCCGATCTCGAAGCCGACGGCAGCGCGATTTGGTCGGGAGTGGCGATCGACATTACCGAACTCAAAGCGACCGAAACCGCCTTAAGCGACAGCGAAGCGCGCTATCGGGCGTTTGTGGAAACGATCCCCGACATGTTATTCCGCCAAAGTGCCGACGGGACCTTTCTCGACTTCAAAGCCCCCAATCTCGAAAATCTGGCGGTTCCCCCCAGTGCTTTTTTAGGCAAAAAAACCCGGGAAGTGCTGCCCCCCGCGATTGCTGAAACCGTCGAGGGATATATTGCTTTGGCCCTAGAAACGGGACGAATTTACAGTTTCGAGTACCAACTCCCCAACCCAGACGGGACCTTAGCAGATTTTGAAGCGCGGATCGCACCGATTGACGAGACCGAAATTCTCGGGATCGTGCGCGATATCGGCGATCGCAAACGGGCCGAACGACAAGTGGCAGAAGCGTTGAAAGCCACCGAACGAACCAAACGGCTGCTACGACAGGTGATCGATACGACCCCAGATTGGATTTTTGCTAAAGATCGGGACTTTCGCTATCTGTTGGTCAACCAAAGTTACGCGACGGCGTTGGGCAAAACTCCGGAAGAAATGCTCGGTCACGACGATCTGGAATTGGGATTCCCTCCCGAGCAAGTGTTCGGCGATCGCGATCGGGGTATTCGCGGCTTTCGTGAGGACGATCGCGCCGTTCTCGCCGGAGAGAGGATCTACAATTCTTACGATCCGGCGACCGACGGTAACGGGAAGCTGCGCTTGTTTGAAACCCAGAAATTGCCGTTAGTGGACGAAGACGGTCGGATCGTCGCCATTATCGGTTTTGCGCACGACTACACCGATCGCCAACAGGCAGAAGCGGCGTTTCGTCACAGCCAAAAGCAACTCCAAGAAGCCCAACGGATCGCCCAAATCGGCAGTTGGGAGTTGAATGTCGCCACCGGGGCGATCGTCGCCTCGGAACAACTGTACCGGATCTTAGGACGAAGCCCCGACGAGGCGATCGCTTCCGTTGACGACTGGTTGCAGGCGATCGACCCCGACGACCGCGACGCTTACCGCAACGCCCTCGACACCGCGATTTCCCGTCCGAGTGTTTGCGATCTCGACTTGCGGGTGATGCGTGCAGATGGCACTTGGCGCTATGCCAACGCTCGCATCGAATCGAGTGCGGATCCCGACGGGACAGTGATGCAAGTGTTCGGTACGGTTCTCGATATTACCGATCGCAAACATGCCGAAGCTCTCAATGAGCGCCTGCTGGGGATTCTCGAAGCCACCCCCGACTTTATCGGAACGACGACCCTTTCCGGACAAGTTACCTACATCAACCGAGGCGGTCGGCAGATGATCGGCTTGAGTCACGATCGCGACCTCGGGGATTTATCTGTCGGCGACGTACACCCGCAAGAGATCGGTCAACTCATGGTCGAAGTCGTCATTCCTACGGCGATCGAACGGGGGATCTGGCACGGTGAAACTCAACTCCTGCACGCCGACGGTCACTTAATTCCCGTGTCGCAAGTGGCGATCGCCCATTACAACGATAACGGGGAGGTCGAATATTTATCGACGATCTGCCGCGATATTTCCGAGGTCAAAGCGGTGGAAATGACCTTGCGAGAACAAGAGCAGTTTTTACGCAGTATTTATGAAGGGGTCGATATCGGTATTTCGATCGTCGATATCGAACGGGACGAATCGCCGACGGGCTACCGTTTCCGCTATGTCGGTCACAATCCGACCTGGCAGCGACTGGCACCGATCGCTCCCGAGGGAATCGTCGCCGAGGCGACGCCTGGGTTCCTACCCGCCAATGCGGCTGAAATTCTCGGCGATCGTTATCGAGAATGTGTAGACAGTGGGGAGGCGATTCGTTTCGAGCAAGCGTTTAATTTCGATCGCGTCGCCACCTGGTGGGAAATCGCCATTACTCCCCTTCGCGACGAGGAAGATCGGATCTGGCGGGCGATCGTCACCACTACGAATATCACCGAACGCAAACAATCGGAATGGGCCTTACAAGACAGCGAAGCCCAATATCGAGAATTGGCGTATCGGGAAGAACTGCTCAACCGTCTGGCGACCCAAATTCGCAATTCTTTAGATTTACAAACTATTGTCGCTACGGCGGTCAGCGAAATTCGCAATTTGTTAAAGAGCGATCGCTGTATGTTTTGGCGCTACTATCGCGACGGGGAACGACCGTTTTGGGAGTTAGTCAACGAAGCGAAAACCCCTCAGTTAGCCAGTAGCAATGCTTATTACAGCCACGAACAATTGGGATCGTTCGGGGAGATGTTACTACAATTCAAACCGATTCAAATTGACGACATCGATCGCGAACCCGACCCCACCTTACGCGCCTTGATGATGGCAAATCAACATCAATCGAGTTTGCTGTTACCGATGCAAACGGAATTGGACGAAATCTTCGCGGTGATTTGCACTCAAGATCTCTCCAAACGTACTTGGGAAAAAGACGAGGTGGAATTGTTACAGGCAGTGTGTAATTCCCTGGCGATCGCCATCGATCAAGCCTCGTTATATACGCAATCGCGGGAGTCGGCGCGATTGGCGACGGCGAAGAGTTTGGAATTAGAACGAACTTTAACCGAGTTACGACAAACTCAAGCGAATTTAATTCAAGTGGAAAAAATGTCGTCTCTCGGTCAGTTAGTGGCGGGAGTCGCCCACGAAATTAACAATCCGGTGAATTTTATTTATGGGAATTTGATTCATACGGAAGAATACATGGCAGATTTATGTTCGGTTTTGGCATTGTACCGCCAGCATTATCCGGATCCGAGTCCGGCGATCGAAGCGGAGATCGAAGCGGTGGAATTGGACTATTTAATCGAAGATCTCCCCAAAACGATCGCCTCGATGAAATCTGGGGCCGAACGAATTCGCAAAATTGTCCAGTCGCTTCGGACTTTTTCTCGCTTGGACGAAGCGGATATGAAGCGAGTTCGGATTCAGGACAATCTCGACAGTACATTGATGTTATTGAAACATCGCTTGCAAGGCAATTCCCATCGCCCGGAGATCGAAGTAGTTAAAGAGTACGGTGATTTGCCGGAAATTGAATGTTATCCGGGACAACTGAATCAGGTCTTTATGAATATTTTGAATAATGCTCTCGAAGCGATCGAAGAGCGCGATCGCAGTTCTAATTCCGGGCAAAATCACCCGGAATTGGGACAAATTCTCATTGCCACGCGATCGCTGGCTAATTCGATTGAAATTCGGATTGCCGATAATGGAATCGGGATGAGCGAAACGACGATCGCCAAAATTTTCGATCCGTTTTATACTACCAAACCCGTCGGTTTGGGAACGGGGTTGGGATTGGCGATCGCCTATAAAATTGTGGTAGACAAACATGGGGGAACTTTGCACTGTACGTCTCAAATCGGTCGCGGAACTGAGTTTGTTTTAGAAATTCCTCTGACCCAAACGCGATGA
- a CDS encoding AAA-like domain-containing protein, whose translation MTIDELVNLLCASQNKALNPAQELVLRQAWEGKTYNDMARDSVYEVDYLRTTAARLWQTLSKLLDRPISKTNFRAIVESNSLNLQQQYLVDANLQKRPSKLELEYPSGPVPLVSRFYIERPPIEQQAYAEITKPASVIRIKAPKEMGKSSLMLRILKEASRLGYHVAPLDLNQADVAILNHPDKFLRCFCRLVAQRLNLAPNLDEYWDEEIGSKISATLYFKWYILEAIDRPIFLALNEVNRVFEYPELARDFLPLLRSWHEEAQHIVAWQKLRLAIVYSTEVYVPLQIHQSPFNVGLPLKLTDFTPEQVMDLAIRHGLNWMRDRSVKQLMDLVGGHPALVRIALYHLAREETSLKQLLQTAHTEAGIYRDHLRRHWVTLEQNAELTEAFREVVRSGSGAILQPILAYELESMGLVKLDGEEVRVSCELYRRYFEREFFLESPGSLSF comes from the coding sequence ATGACAATCGACGAGTTAGTAAATTTACTATGCGCCAGTCAAAATAAAGCCCTCAATCCCGCTCAAGAACTCGTCCTGCGCCAAGCTTGGGAAGGAAAAACATATAATGACATGGCGCGGGACTCCGTTTACGAAGTCGATTATTTGCGAACCACCGCCGCTCGCTTGTGGCAGACCCTTTCTAAGCTTCTCGATCGCCCGATTTCTAAAACCAATTTCCGGGCGATCGTCGAATCCAATTCTCTTAATCTCCAACAACAATATTTAGTTGACGCCAACCTCCAAAAACGCCCAAGTAAGCTAGAATTAGAATATCCGAGCGGTCCGGTTCCCTTAGTCTCGCGATTTTACATCGAACGCCCCCCCATCGAACAACAAGCTTATGCAGAAATTACCAAACCTGCCAGTGTAATTCGCATCAAAGCCCCCAAAGAAATGGGGAAAAGTTCGTTAATGTTGCGGATTTTAAAAGAAGCATCCAGGTTGGGCTATCATGTCGCTCCGCTCGACCTCAATCAAGCCGATGTCGCCATCTTGAATCATCCCGATAAGTTCTTGCGTTGCTTTTGCAGGCTCGTGGCGCAACGGCTAAATTTAGCTCCTAATTTAGATGAATATTGGGATGAAGAGATCGGTTCTAAAATTAGTGCAACTTTATATTTTAAATGGTATATCCTCGAAGCGATCGACCGACCCATATTTTTAGCCTTAAATGAAGTCAATCGCGTTTTTGAATATCCCGAACTCGCTCGGGATTTCTTACCCTTATTGCGATCGTGGCACGAAGAAGCTCAACATATTGTCGCCTGGCAAAAATTGCGATTGGCGATCGTTTATTCAACTGAAGTTTACGTCCCCCTCCAGATCCACCAATCCCCTTTTAACGTCGGTTTACCGTTAAAATTAACCGATTTTACCCCAGAACAAGTGATGGATCTAGCAATCCGTCACGGCTTGAATTGGATGCGCGATCGCTCCGTCAAACAACTCATGGATCTCGTCGGCGGACATCCCGCTTTAGTTCGGATCGCGTTGTACCATTTAGCCCGCGAAGAAACCTCGCTCAAACAGTTATTACAAACCGCCCACACTGAAGCAGGAATTTACCGCGACCACCTGCGCCGTCATTGGGTCACTCTAGAACAAAACGCCGAATTAACCGAAGCCTTTCGAGAAGTCGTGCGATCGGGAAGTGGGGCGATCTTACAACCCATCCTCGCCTATGAATTGGAAAGTATGGGATTAGTTAAACTCGACGGCGAAGAAGTCCGCGTCAGTTGTGAATTGTATCGGCGTTATTTCGAGAGAGAATTCTTCCTAGAGAGTCCTGGATCCCTTAGTTTTTAA